The Thermodesulfobacteriota bacterium genome has a window encoding:
- a CDS encoding Fic family protein: MTFRNRIHEAEQLKQEIDARRPLPAPAMKQLRDYYRVGLTYASNALEGSGLTESETRIVLEDGITIGGKQLKEHLEAIGHAEAYDLLYRLARQPAITEKNVRDLHRLFYFRIDPRNAGRYRKIGVVITGSTMQLPRPGELKPRMQEMLVSLQARRASLHPIELAALLHIGLANIHPFLDGNGRTARLLMNLALLQAGYPITIIPPVVRHEYIDALKASNRGENQPFINLVSSMVRESLLDYRRLLSNLAGE, from the coding sequence GAGGCCGAACAGCTCAAGCAGGAGATCGACGCCAGGCGGCCCCTCCCGGCCCCGGCCATGAAACAGCTCCGGGACTACTACCGGGTGGGGCTCACGTATGCCAGCAATGCCCTGGAAGGGAGCGGACTCACCGAATCGGAGACCAGGATCGTTCTGGAGGACGGCATCACCATCGGCGGCAAGCAGCTCAAGGAGCATCTGGAGGCGATCGGACACGCCGAGGCCTATGATCTTCTGTACAGGCTGGCACGGCAGCCGGCGATAACCGAAAAGAACGTCCGCGACCTGCATCGGCTTTTCTATTTCCGCATCGACCCCAGGAACGCGGGCCGTTATCGGAAGATCGGCGTGGTCATCACCGGCTCGACGATGCAGCTGCCGCGGCCAGGGGAGCTCAAGCCGCGGATGCAGGAGATGCTCGTCTCCTTGCAGGCCCGGCGAGCCTCGCTCCATCCGATCGAGCTTGCGGCCTTGCTCCACATCGGCCTGGCCAATATCCACCCTTTCCTTGACGGCAACGGCCGAACCGCCCGCCTGCTCATGAATCTGGCCCTCCTGCAGGCCGGATACCCCATCACCATCATCCCGCCGGTCGTGCGGCACGAGTACATCGACGCACTCAAGGCCAGCAACCGGGGAGAGAATCAGCCCTTCATCAACCTGGTTTCGAGCATGGTGCGGGAGAGCCTGTTGGATTACCGGCGGCTCCTGAGCAATCTTGCCGGAGAGTGA